The following proteins are encoded in a genomic region of Bacteroidales bacterium:
- a CDS encoding tetratricopeptide repeat protein, which yields MSLFIDVIDSLSNRVKQSFISVIDSEKKDQERTIRKICDFCRSYLDYGELRYDRMENGITEIEEINHPTPLLIMLLAVMNESLDEDDVALKQLRQFSGTSTASDFRHELEDFTIIGETITLKKYENLEQAAGLIIDKYTDETTITDTLSNLYLKIDDEKYNGLFLKLLEKAKEKYTATIALESLTGFISIKGQDYQRALASFLAIKDKIEADRENAYYNYNMASTLDNIAACYLKLGDTARTIEACDAALDFEIHAGEVKVGSPVLYKKAEALIMAGDKEKALAIAHQILAEFPEDEMALELAKKSRE from the coding sequence ATGTCGCTTTTTATTGATGTTATCGATTCGCTGAGCAACCGGGTTAAACAATCGTTTATATCGGTCATTGATTCGGAAAAAAAGGACCAGGAACGGACCATACGAAAGATCTGTGATTTCTGCAGGAGTTATCTCGATTACGGGGAATTGCGCTATGACCGTATGGAAAACGGAATCACGGAGATTGAAGAAATTAATCATCCGACTCCCTTATTGATCATGCTCCTTGCTGTTATGAATGAATCGCTCGATGAAGATGATGTGGCTCTTAAGCAACTGAGACAGTTCTCCGGAACATCAACCGCCTCGGATTTCAGGCATGAACTTGAAGATTTTACCATCATTGGAGAAACCATCACACTGAAAAAATATGAAAACCTGGAACAGGCGGCGGGACTCATAATTGACAAATACACCGATGAAACGACAATAACGGATACATTGTCGAACCTGTACCTGAAAATTGACGACGAAAAATATAACGGCTTATTCCTGAAACTGCTTGAAAAGGCAAAAGAGAAATACACCGCCACCATTGCGCTTGAAAGCCTTACCGGTTTTATCAGTATTAAAGGCCAGGATTACCAGCGGGCGCTTGCGTCATTTTTAGCCATTAAGGATAAGATTGAGGCTGACCGGGAGAATGCCTATTACAATTATAATATGGCATCTACGCTCGATAATATTGCTGCCTGTTACCTGAAACTTGGCGATACTGCCAGGACAATTGAAGCCTGTGACGCTGCGCTTGATTTTGAAATACATGCAGGGGAGGTGAAGGTCGGCAGCCCCGTACTGTACAAGAAAGCCGAGGCTCTGATCATGGCCGGCGATAAAGAAAAAGCCCTTGCCATTGCCCACCAGATCCTCGCCGAATTTCCGGAGGATGAAATGGCGCTGGAGTTGGCGAAGAAGAGTAGGGAGTAA